In Candidatus Eremiobacterota bacterium, one DNA window encodes the following:
- a CDS encoding protein kinase, translating to MGFRVEAPGGKKGKDGLPMLVLPEETVLRGKYKAKYLTVGGMCIAYKAEYEGNVYFIKEVETGDPRRMVSLSQEKLILDQLNHPGIIKVFDFFEEDGFYYLVMEFVEGQSLEKLISPMAGIFLQEKVIIEWALQLCDIFEYLHKLTPPIIYRDLKPQNIIKDTRGRLRLVDFGIARIYKINKAEDTEFMGSALTASPEHFGAKQTDERSDIYTLGATLHYLATNGKGFSGQLFEFEPPRSLNPKLSESFDRIIMKCLELDPDKRYQSIAELRAALGGPRGEKAAAEEKKTDPAPAEALKTLSAARFSLSDTLQRVKKYYLRSLYPYKSYITLALAVFLVAFTGIMLIKASAPRQPAALGTLPLASLTLLDDRGLKEPPPLAVRENPVQEGLSAQEAPSIPEPGAADPSASPGAAAPPLSSVTPSPERAAPSSSAPPATLPTAPYLPGETVPRATRKPRPMDPGNNNPQTTALSTPASQPAHTAPKSREELLGQIFKIQPSGFRRVDSVKAREINSGTADYSYEINIPRDYLNFTPKKMIYSSTEKVFAKIDPIRGESTLRYLILYSHANYHSGATGFIEWQSLDSAFRDIISKNKDIEVDSIEPQSNYIENKAGLEYSFNMRVRENFLEGTTFHCEEIIYAIRDRKSIYSLTACALPERYSYYQDEFREFFRNYPSVK from the coding sequence ATGGGATTCCGCGTGGAAGCGCCCGGCGGGAAAAAAGGGAAGGACGGCCTCCCCATGCTGGTGCTCCCTGAAGAGACAGTGCTCAGGGGAAAATACAAGGCGAAGTATCTCACCGTGGGCGGGATGTGCATAGCCTACAAGGCTGAATATGAAGGAAATGTATACTTCATCAAGGAGGTTGAGACCGGCGATCCCAGGAGAATGGTCTCCCTCTCCCAGGAAAAGCTTATTCTTGATCAACTGAACCACCCCGGCATCATCAAGGTCTTTGATTTTTTTGAAGAAGACGGCTTCTATTACCTGGTCATGGAGTTCGTGGAAGGCCAGAGCCTTGAGAAGCTCATATCTCCCATGGCAGGGATATTTCTCCAGGAAAAGGTGATTATCGAGTGGGCCCTCCAGCTCTGCGACATCTTTGAATACCTCCACAAGCTCACCCCGCCCATAATCTACCGAGATCTCAAGCCCCAGAACATCATCAAGGATACCCGGGGCCGCCTTCGCCTCGTGGATTTCGGCATAGCCCGGATTTACAAGATAAACAAGGCTGAAGATACGGAGTTCATGGGCTCCGCGCTCACTGCCTCGCCTGAGCATTTTGGGGCAAAACAGACTGATGAGCGCTCCGATATCTACACTCTCGGCGCGACGCTCCATTATCTGGCGACAAACGGCAAGGGCTTCTCTGGGCAGCTCTTTGAGTTCGAGCCTCCGCGATCTCTCAATCCCAAGCTCTCAGAGTCTTTTGACAGGATAATCATGAAATGCCTGGAGCTTGATCCTGATAAGCGGTACCAGTCAATTGCCGAGCTCAGAGCCGCTCTTGGGGGCCCCAGAGGCGAAAAAGCAGCTGCTGAGGAGAAAAAGACGGATCCCGCTCCCGCAGAGGCTCTTAAGACTCTTTCAGCGGCGCGTTTTTCACTCTCAGATACGCTTCAAAGAGTGAAAAAATATTATCTCAGGTCTCTCTATCCCTATAAATCTTATATTACCCTTGCGCTTGCGGTCTTTCTGGTCGCTTTCACAGGGATCATGCTTATCAAAGCCTCGGCGCCGCGGCAGCCTGCTGCCTTGGGAACGCTCCCCCTGGCCTCCCTGACCCTGCTTGACGACAGGGGCCTCAAAGAGCCGCCGCCTCTGGCAGTGAGAGAAAATCCGGTCCAGGAAGGACTCTCGGCTCAGGAAGCCCCTTCCATTCCTGAACCCGGGGCGGCCGATCCCTCTGCCTCTCCCGGGGCTGCGGCACCACCCCTCTCTTCTGTTACCCCTTCCCCGGAGAGAGCCGCTCCTTCTTCTTCAGCCCCCCCCGCCACCCTCCCCACGGCGCCCTATCTTCCCGGCGAGACAGTCCCCCGGGCGACAAGAAAGCCCCGCCCCATGGACCCGGGCAATAATAATCCCCAGACCACGGCGCTCTCCACGCCTGCCTCTCAGCCTGCCCACACGGCTCCAAAAAGCAGGGAAGAGCTCCTCGGCCAGATTTTTAAGATACAGCCCTCCGGATTCAGGCGCGTCGACTCAGTGAAAGCCCGGGAGATAAATTCTGGCACCGCTGATTATTCTTATGAGATAAATATTCCCCGGGATTATTTAAATTTCACTCCTAAAAAAATGATCTACAGCTCCACAGAAAAAGTTTTTGCAAAGATTGACCCGATAAGGGGTGAATCGACTCTGCGTTACCTGATTCTTTACAGCCATGCTAATTACCATAGTGGTGCCACTGGGTTTATCGAATGGCAAAGTCTGGACAGTGCTTTCAGAGATATCATTTCAAAAAACAAGGATATTGAGGTGGACAGCATTGAACCGCAGAGTAATTACATTGAAAACAAAGCAGGCCTTGAATACAGCTTCAACATGAGGGTCAGAGAGAATTTTTTAGAAGGTACCACCTTTCATTGTGAGGAGATAATCTATGCCATCCGTGACAGGAAATCAATTTATTCCCTTACCGCATGCGCCCTGCCAGAACGTTACAGTTATTACCAGGATGAATTCAGGGAATTTTTCAGGAATTATCCTTCGGTAAAATAA
- a CDS encoding protein kinase, giving the protein MKRVPAPDSDKSERTVLPEGSHLHGVYKVHYLGAGSRGVSYKAEKGNTFYHIKEVDTRESQLLFSLTQEHFILSRVSHPAIVKAFDFFEEEGFCYLVTELVRGESLDLLVAPGAPGFTQEKDAEEFASQLYDIFEYLHGLNPPVFYRDIKPRNIIKDREGKLRIVDFGTTGAPDDDGNRSRRAILCSPEHTTGTGRDARSDVFNLGATLHFLLTNGYERGRRDGVLLPVRSVNPDVSENLEKVIEKATHPDKLQRFQSVREMRMAHLGPRKEGALARSSGRGSEEEEAAAISPERKRLASVPLFMLLAGIFLLVLAGIFIYKGSRSSHRAAVSSQGHSEDFVVQYTPLPMKSTGPGPESSPPVQSPLQRTAIGEVPGSPSYPPVSYAHESAANPEPTASSGNSAPQPPDLPGGNNAPPLMPFSYPTGAPVKIAGESPVTHREETPGLPPSPAQQGAPSGNDERKAAEIISQILKVKEGDIQAPRGIAQGPAIELASPGRYYASLQVPKGYLQILGGVKFFKEDPRLRERIVEESCFAALDSTCDGKTLRLLQLTVLVVPVDVSPSVIYSIYLDGLRSQCAENLAFTPVRSGKRTGYAYSFHYTPLNSSESVKCEQLAFISDDGQKMYILSSSASPDIYKYYARDFSLFCQSLRQ; this is encoded by the coding sequence ATGAAGCGTGTGCCGGCGCCTGATTCTGACAAATCAGAAAGAACGGTGCTTCCCGAGGGTTCCCACCTTCACGGAGTATATAAGGTCCACTACCTGGGCGCAGGATCCAGGGGAGTCTCCTACAAGGCGGAAAAAGGGAACACCTTCTACCACATAAAAGAAGTTGACACCAGGGAGAGCCAGTTGCTCTTCTCACTCACGCAGGAGCATTTTATCCTGAGCAGGGTCAGTCACCCCGCAATTGTAAAAGCATTTGATTTCTTTGAGGAGGAGGGCTTCTGTTACCTTGTCACGGAGCTTGTGAGGGGAGAGAGCCTGGACCTGCTTGTTGCACCGGGAGCCCCGGGATTCACCCAGGAAAAGGATGCTGAAGAGTTCGCCTCGCAGCTTTACGACATCTTTGAATACCTCCATGGCCTCAACCCCCCGGTATTCTACAGGGACATAAAGCCGCGGAACATAATAAAAGACCGGGAAGGCAAGCTCAGGATCGTCGATTTCGGCACCACAGGAGCACCAGATGATGACGGGAACAGATCCAGGAGGGCCATTTTATGCTCACCGGAGCACACAACAGGGACAGGCAGAGATGCAAGGTCTGATGTATTCAACCTCGGCGCCACCCTTCACTTCCTTCTCACCAATGGATATGAGAGGGGCCGAAGAGACGGGGTGCTCCTCCCCGTGCGCTCCGTGAACCCCGATGTCTCAGAGAATCTTGAGAAAGTCATCGAAAAAGCCACCCATCCTGACAAGCTCCAGCGCTTTCAATCGGTGAGAGAGATGAGGATGGCCCACCTCGGGCCACGGAAGGAAGGCGCCCTGGCCAGGTCTTCAGGAAGGGGCTCTGAAGAAGAAGAAGCTGCAGCCATATCACCTGAGCGTAAAAGACTGGCTTCTGTTCCATTATTCATGCTCCTCGCGGGCATTTTCCTGCTTGTTCTGGCAGGAATCTTCATATATAAGGGCTCAAGAAGCAGTCACAGGGCTGCGGTGTCTTCTCAAGGCCACTCAGAAGACTTTGTGGTCCAGTACACCCCTCTTCCCATGAAGAGCACTGGGCCGGGGCCTGAATCTTCTCCCCCTGTCCAATCTCCCCTCCAGAGGACCGCCATAGGAGAAGTGCCTGGTTCTCCCTCTTATCCCCCCGTATCCTATGCCCATGAAAGTGCTGCAAACCCTGAGCCGACTGCCTCCTCCGGCAATTCCGCGCCACAGCCGCCGGATCTTCCTGGTGGAAACAATGCCCCGCCTCTTATGCCTTTCTCCTATCCCACGGGAGCCCCGGTGAAGATCGCCGGTGAAAGCCCGGTGACTCACCGGGAGGAGACTCCTGGACTCCCACCCTCGCCAGCTCAGCAGGGAGCGCCTTCAGGCAACGACGAGAGAAAAGCCGCTGAGATTATCTCACAGATCCTTAAGGTAAAGGAGGGCGATATTCAGGCTCCCCGGGGAATAGCACAGGGACCGGCCATCGAGCTTGCAAGTCCGGGCAGGTATTATGCATCACTCCAGGTGCCAAAAGGATATCTGCAGATACTCGGCGGTGTGAAATTCTTCAAGGAAGACCCGCGCCTGAGGGAGAGGATTGTTGAGGAGTCATGTTTTGCGGCCCTTGACAGCACCTGTGACGGAAAAACCTTGCGGCTTCTTCAGCTGACAGTTCTGGTAGTTCCCGTTGATGTGAGCCCATCAGTGATATATTCCATTTACCTTGACGGGCTCCGATCGCAGTGCGCGGAGAATCTGGCTTTTACCCCCGTGAGAAGCGGGAAAAGGACGGGCTATGCCTATTCATTTCATTATACCCCTCTTAACAGCAGTGAAAGCGTGAAATGCGAGCAGCTTGCCTTTATAAGCGATGACGGCCAGAAGATGTACATTCTCTCCTCGAGCGCTTCTCCCGATATCTATAAGTATTATGCAAGAGATTTCTCCCTTTTCTGCCAGTCCCTCCGGCAATGA
- a CDS encoding calcium-binding protein codes for MLSYQTQFQTNMFNALGAYSGGGFDATLQIYLFQFNMINSLLGDQQSGGYNSSYGSFNPFDSSGSLNGMKNTYLNGYGEYPVFNNERPQEQTVFNGNYRTYNFSYRQSPINTQVNGDFTEIMGTIGDDRVKQNGDFGTIFSGEGNDEVKYNGKYSIINTGRGKDDLDYNGYNSRIDMGSGNDNVKAVGDYNSHDMGSGNDTIDSLGSNNRIYGGLGDDKITNRGGNTTIRGGSGNDTVQNSGYSNNDIRTGGGDDTVTGWGSTSNIGLGSGNDKMSWSGTGNIIKAGTGDDSVTLFGSSNKVDLGAGNDALAFTGFTNAKSADSIFNGGEGSDTFNINSKNPENLSLYRDDSGKLYLKDSTTGNKAELHGFEKITMNGKEMTVPQGTRPSSAPAIEFEEGKGAKGSDKPVEIPQYYTVDGNNKSGSGSEGGDKFQVNGNDNYVDSRGGDDDLRVNGDRNYAVTGSGNDKLAQNGDSNTDILGAGNDSAEVIGDANLVKGGEGSDNVKVTGGNNTLRGDEGNDTLYSKGDGNTHDGGVGNDSITAYGARTRIEGGEGNDTVYSNGSNAKINGGTGNDSISAVNTSGSTVDGGTGSDSITISGHGNEGYGGQGNDKLTVSGQNKIYGGEGNDTVQVNMGSRSNKIGYVSGGAGNDTVNFTSQKDTNIHFSRNQDGVLLAEDIVTGNKYQIGNDMEHISVNGKLVSISAIA; via the coding sequence ATGTTGAGTTATCAGACACAGTTTCAGACAAATATGTTTAATGCCCTGGGTGCATATTCTGGTGGCGGGTTCGATGCCACCCTCCAGATCTATCTCTTCCAATTCAATATGATTAATTCTTTGCTCGGAGATCAGCAATCCGGCGGTTATAACAGCAGTTATGGCAGTTTCAATCCCTTTGACTCTTCGGGGAGCCTCAATGGCATGAAGAACACGTATTTAAACGGGTATGGAGAATATCCGGTCTTCAACAATGAGCGCCCTCAGGAACAGACGGTGTTCAACGGAAACTACAGAACGTATAACTTCTCTTACCGCCAGAGCCCCATCAACACCCAGGTAAACGGAGATTTTACCGAAATTATGGGGACCATCGGCGATGACAGGGTAAAACAAAATGGAGATTTTGGCACTATATTTTCCGGAGAGGGGAATGATGAGGTAAAATATAATGGCAAATATTCAATAATCAATACAGGGCGGGGCAAAGATGACCTTGATTACAATGGATACAATTCCAGGATTGACATGGGAAGCGGCAATGACAACGTCAAAGCAGTCGGAGATTATAACTCCCATGATATGGGAAGCGGCAATGACACGATAGACAGTCTGGGTTCGAATAACAGGATTTACGGCGGCCTGGGAGATGACAAGATCACCAACAGAGGAGGAAATACCACCATAAGAGGCGGCAGCGGCAACGATACTGTCCAAAACAGCGGTTATTCAAATAATGATATAAGGACAGGTGGTGGGGATGATACCGTCACAGGCTGGGGATCGACCAGCAATATCGGCCTGGGAAGCGGCAATGACAAAATGAGCTGGAGCGGCACCGGCAATATCATAAAAGCCGGCACAGGCGATGACAGTGTGACACTCTTCGGCTCTTCAAACAAGGTGGATCTCGGAGCAGGCAATGATGCACTTGCCTTCACAGGTTTTACCAATGCTAAATCTGCTGACAGTATATTCAATGGCGGGGAGGGCAGTGACACTTTCAATATCAACTCGAAGAACCCCGAAAACCTTTCACTGTATAGAGATGACAGCGGAAAGCTCTATCTGAAAGATTCAACCACTGGAAACAAGGCGGAGCTGCATGGTTTTGAAAAGATAACCATGAATGGAAAGGAAATGACAGTCCCGCAGGGAACCAGGCCTTCTTCCGCACCTGCAATTGAATTTGAAGAGGGAAAGGGCGCAAAGGGCTCAGACAAGCCCGTAGAGATTCCACAGTATTATACGGTCGATGGTAATAACAAAAGCGGGAGCGGCTCTGAAGGAGGAGACAAGTTCCAGGTGAACGGCAATGACAACTATGTTGACTCAAGAGGCGGCGATGACGATCTGAGAGTCAACGGTGATAGAAATTATGCCGTCACAGGAAGTGGCAACGACAAGCTTGCACAGAATGGCGACTCAAACACAGATATCCTTGGAGCGGGGAATGACAGTGCAGAGGTGATTGGAGACGCGAACCTTGTGAAAGGCGGGGAGGGCAGCGATAACGTAAAGGTGACCGGAGGCAACAATACTCTGAGAGGCGATGAGGGCAATGATACCCTCTACTCAAAGGGAGACGGGAATACCCATGACGGCGGTGTGGGCAATGATTCCATAACAGCCTATGGAGCCAGGACACGAATTGAGGGCGGAGAGGGAAATGACACCGTATATTCCAATGGAAGCAACGCAAAGATTAATGGGGGAACAGGAAACGACTCGATTTCAGCAGTGAACACCAGTGGAAGTACTGTAGATGGCGGCACCGGCAGCGATTCGATTACCATCTCCGGTCATGGAAATGAGGGCTATGGCGGCCAAGGGAATGATAAGCTCACTGTCTCAGGCCAGAATAAAATTTATGGCGGAGAGGGAAATGACACCGTGCAGGTGAATATGGGATCTCGATCCAATAAGATTGGCTATGTGAGCGGAGGAGCCGGAAACGATACCGTTAATTTCACCTCACAGAAAGATACCAACATTCACTTCAGCCGCAATCAGGATGGAGTTTTGCTCGCAGAAGATATCGTGACAGGAAACAAGTATCAGATAGGGAATGATATGGAACACATTTCGGTAAACGGGAAGCTGGTATCGATCAGCGCAATAGCATAG
- a CDS encoding M15 family metallopeptidase, whose product MSEENDYVESVDSIGSRGSSPDTSQGYYPNTGGISGGGASETSGTRDSAPSKEVQGVSSPSGTREIDTPAQQESRQADKTEFSRETKEVQNGAAQSTSSSDALKAFAENYRNGGQAESGSAATGKTGTGAAAEAVNGDSGSRKNTSEMSKEEKEQRNKINRSLEGSGEYRKSVEGLGDDEKEHAGQAAYQAYTKAKEEGSADYSALKTAKEAGLEKAKEIKGDRQRADAMERLTPEERQKVDTARARAEMAKKVEGDPSAGELKKAGDRAADGQLRTIGQGKELEEAMAKLPEEKQKALKAEMDKAYTAAASQGKDNLQVEKEALDRGKIVEKLDKSRAVGQDMQKLNEQERGFVNQAAHDAYKASLEQGGDEKKAMQKAEEAARQSTRSLRNENSALQDLQRSVEGGSAMKQQLEGMSDKEKASFHGKADEAFRKAKAEGKGDYEAKKAGKEAALARAKEIEENHKRNEAVDKLDEPSRERVRTSMDKASQKAALSGAGDEEKERASGAAADKELARIKNEKFVNDSRSRMKEEERAGLEALEKEAYNKAIAEGKSPEEARDASTEAAMKKVDPSQSLPPLEVPKGYSQISKVFGEAGTGQCTTKMPAGPGGKEIDVTCHSKIAERMKAAFQEIKDRGMSDLIKSFDGAYNYREMTSGQNLSTHSWGVAFDVNAASNGYGQSRRTEDQRQLAEVFQRYGFFNLPNDWMHFQYTQGY is encoded by the coding sequence GTGAGCGAAGAGAACGATTATGTGGAGAGCGTTGACAGCATAGGGTCAAGGGGAAGCAGCCCCGACACCTCCCAGGGATATTACCCGAATACCGGGGGAATCAGTGGGGGCGGCGCTTCAGAGACCAGCGGGACCAGGGATTCTGCCCCGTCAAAGGAAGTGCAGGGCGTTTCTTCTCCTTCCGGGACTCGTGAAATAGATACTCCGGCGCAGCAGGAGTCAAGGCAGGCCGATAAGACGGAGTTCTCGCGTGAAACGAAGGAAGTGCAGAACGGCGCAGCCCAGTCCACATCATCGTCCGATGCTCTTAAGGCCTTTGCGGAAAACTACAGGAACGGCGGGCAGGCAGAAAGCGGGAGCGCAGCAACAGGAAAGACCGGTACAGGCGCGGCCGCAGAGGCCGTCAATGGAGACTCCGGCAGCAGGAAAAACACCTCCGAGATGAGCAAGGAAGAAAAGGAACAGAGAAACAAGATAAACCGCTCTCTTGAGGGGAGCGGCGAATACAGGAAGAGTGTTGAAGGGCTTGGCGATGATGAGAAGGAGCATGCCGGCCAGGCTGCATACCAGGCCTACACAAAAGCGAAGGAAGAAGGAAGCGCCGATTACAGCGCCCTGAAAACGGCAAAAGAAGCGGGCCTCGAGAAGGCAAAGGAAATCAAGGGCGACAGGCAGAGGGCCGACGCAATGGAGCGCCTGACCCCCGAAGAGCGGCAGAAAGTCGATACGGCAAGGGCCAGGGCCGAGATGGCAAAGAAGGTTGAGGGTGACCCGTCGGCCGGTGAGCTCAAGAAAGCCGGCGACAGGGCCGCTGACGGGCAGCTCCGCACCATAGGGCAGGGGAAAGAGCTCGAAGAGGCCATGGCAAAGCTTCCCGAGGAGAAGCAGAAAGCCTTGAAGGCTGAAATGGACAAGGCTTACACTGCTGCCGCGTCCCAGGGGAAGGATAACCTCCAGGTGGAAAAGGAAGCGCTGGACCGCGGGAAAATCGTGGAAAAGCTCGATAAATCCCGCGCTGTCGGCCAGGACATGCAGAAACTCAACGAACAGGAACGCGGTTTTGTGAACCAGGCGGCCCATGACGCATACAAGGCATCGCTTGAACAGGGCGGCGACGAGAAGAAGGCTATGCAGAAAGCCGAAGAGGCTGCGCGGCAGAGCACGCGCTCCCTCAGAAATGAAAATTCCGCCCTGCAGGATCTTCAGCGCTCCGTCGAGGGCGGGAGCGCCATGAAGCAGCAGCTTGAAGGCATGAGTGACAAGGAGAAGGCATCTTTCCACGGAAAGGCCGACGAAGCCTTCAGGAAGGCGAAGGCTGAAGGCAAGGGCGATTACGAGGCGAAAAAGGCAGGGAAAGAGGCGGCTCTTGCCAGGGCAAAGGAGATCGAGGAGAACCACAAGAGGAATGAGGCGGTGGATAAGCTCGATGAGCCCTCGCGGGAAAGAGTCCGCACTTCCATGGACAAAGCATCACAGAAAGCGGCCCTGTCCGGGGCAGGCGACGAGGAGAAGGAGCGGGCTTCCGGTGCCGCAGCCGACAAGGAATTAGCCCGGATAAAAAACGAGAAGTTTGTCAACGACTCCAGAAGCAGGATGAAGGAGGAGGAGCGGGCAGGGCTCGAGGCCCTGGAGAAGGAGGCATACAATAAGGCCATCGCAGAGGGGAAAAGCCCCGAAGAAGCGAGGGATGCCTCAACGGAAGCTGCCATGAAGAAAGTCGATCCCTCCCAGAGCCTTCCTCCCCTTGAAGTTCCGAAGGGCTACAGCCAGATATCGAAGGTCTTCGGCGAGGCCGGCACCGGTCAGTGCACCACGAAGATGCCTGCAGGCCCCGGCGGCAAAGAGATTGACGTGACATGCCACAGCAAGATAGCCGAGAGGATGAAGGCTGCCTTCCAGGAGATCAAGGACAGGGGCATGTCGGATCTTATAAAATCCTTCGACGGCGCCTACAATTACCGTGAGATGACGAGCGGACAGAACCTGAGCACCCACTCGTGGGGCGTTGCCTTTGACGTGAACGCCGCCTCCAACGGTTACGGCCAGTCCCGGAGAACGGAAGACCAGCGGCAGCTCGCGGAGGTATTCCAGCGCTATGGCTTCTTCAACCTGCCCAACGACTGGATGCACTTCCAGTATACCCAGGGATACTGA